One stretch of Prunus persica cultivar Lovell chromosome G1, Prunus_persica_NCBIv2, whole genome shotgun sequence DNA includes these proteins:
- the LOC18792738 gene encoding UPF0481 protein At3g47200 isoform X2, which translates to MEGSDQAPHDIENPCIPLVTSMGEELDGLSPLSSLCCIYRVPERLRRVSEKAYTPQVVSIGPLHHGKEGLKAMEDHKKRYLQDYIRRTRVSLADYVQKVKDQEAKLRSCYAETIQDVWPDMRLLENQLPFFILEELFDPDKIEVSSNNNNIERLSILNLCHNFFKNLMHIEGTDGNMEKLCASKVEHFVDFCRNLHLPLPLKPHAKGRLETLNTPSITELHRAGVKFRVGSPKNLFNIKFANGILKIPKLAISDETELTIRNLLAFEQCHCMENYINDYVVIMDRFVNTAKDVELLVKHGIVENSLGDSSEGSTLINNLADGVIVDPNDFYFAILCADLNKYCRTSWHKWQANLRQNYCNTPWATISIAAAIFLLILTFIQTVCSVISALPSKR; encoded by the exons ATGGAAGGAAGCGATCAAGCTCCACATGATATTGAAAACCCCTGCATTCCATTAGTAACTTCAATGGGCGAGGAATTGGATGGCTTGTCTCCCCTCTCCTCTCTGTGTTGCATTTATAGAGTTCCTGAACGACTACGGCGTGTGAGTGAAAAGGCCTACACACCTCAGGTAGTCTCTATAGGCCCACTTCATCATGGCAAGGAAGGCCTAAAAGCCATGGAAGATCACAAAAAGAGGTACTTACAAGATTATATACGTCGGACCAGGGTAAGCCTAGCGGATTATGTACAGAAAGTAAAAGACCAAGAAGCAAAACTGCGCAGTTGTTATGCAGAAACCATTCAG GATGTATGGCCTGACATGCGGTTGCTTGAAAATCAGCTGCCCTTCTTCATTCTTGAGGAACTTTTTGACCCCGACAAAATCGAAGTCTCTTCTAACAATAACAATATTGAAAGGCTTTCGATACTCAACCTTTGCCACAATTTCTTCAAAAATCTAATGCATATAGAGGGAACAGATGGCAATATGGAGAAATTATGTGCTTCTAAAGTTGAACACTTTGtagatttttgtagaaatttgCATCTACCTCTACCATTGAAACCACATGCTAAAGGGCGACTTGAAACTCTAAACACACCCAGCATCACAGAGTTACACAGAGCAGGAGTCAAGTTTAGGGTGGGATCACCCAAAAACTTATTCAACATAAAATTCGCTAATGGGATtctaaaaattccaaaattagCAATAAGTGATGAGACAGAGCTTACAATCAGAAACCTCCTCGCTTTTGAACAATGCCATTGCATGGAGAATTACATAAACGATTATGTTGTCATCATGGATCGCTTTGTGAACACCGCAAAGGATGTGGAGTTGCTTGTTAAGCATGGAATCGTCGAAAATAGTCTCGGTGACAGTAGTGAAGGGTCTACTCTGATTAACAACCTTGCGGATGGGGTCATAGTGGACCCTAATGACTTCTATTTTGCTATTCTTTGTGCAGACCTCAACAAGTACTGCAGAACGTCTTGGCACAAATGGCAGGCGAACTTGAGACAAAACTATTGCAACACACCTTGGGCAACTATTTCAATTGCTGCGGCTATTTTTCTCCTCATACTCACTTTTATACAAACAGTGTGCTCTGTTATCTCTGCTCTGCCTTCTAAGCGTTGA
- the LOC18792738 gene encoding UPF0481 protein At3g47200 isoform X1, with protein sequence MEGSDQAPHDIENPCIPLVTSMGEELDGLSPLSSLCCIYRVPERLRRVSEKAYTPQVVSIGPLHHGKEGLKAMEDHKKRYLQDYIRRTRVSLADYVQKVKDQEAKLRSCYAETIQVSSDEFVRIILVDAAFIIEVLLRYRFDELQDENDCIFNKPYMLQDVWPDMRLLENQLPFFILEELFDPDKIEVSSNNNNIERLSILNLCHNFFKNLMHIEGTDGNMEKLCASKVEHFVDFCRNLHLPLPLKPHAKGRLETLNTPSITELHRAGVKFRVGSPKNLFNIKFANGILKIPKLAISDETELTIRNLLAFEQCHCMENYINDYVVIMDRFVNTAKDVELLVKHGIVENSLGDSSEGSTLINNLADGVIVDPNDFYFAILCADLNKYCRTSWHKWQANLRQNYCNTPWATISIAAAIFLLILTFIQTVCSVISALPSKR encoded by the coding sequence ATGGAAGGAAGCGATCAAGCTCCACATGATATTGAAAACCCCTGCATTCCATTAGTAACTTCAATGGGCGAGGAATTGGATGGCTTGTCTCCCCTCTCCTCTCTGTGTTGCATTTATAGAGTTCCTGAACGACTACGGCGTGTGAGTGAAAAGGCCTACACACCTCAGGTAGTCTCTATAGGCCCACTTCATCATGGCAAGGAAGGCCTAAAAGCCATGGAAGATCACAAAAAGAGGTACTTACAAGATTATATACGTCGGACCAGGGTAAGCCTAGCGGATTATGTACAGAAAGTAAAAGACCAAGAAGCAAAACTGCGCAGTTGTTATGCAGAAACCATTCAGGTTAGCAGTGATGAATTTGTGAGAATCATTCTGGTGGATGCCGCCTTCATCATTGAGGTCTTGTTGAGGTATCGTTTCGATGAATTGCAGGATGAAAATGACTGCATATTTAACAAACCATATATGTTGCAGGATGTATGGCCTGACATGCGGTTGCTTGAAAATCAGCTGCCCTTCTTCATTCTTGAGGAACTTTTTGACCCCGACAAAATCGAAGTCTCTTCTAACAATAACAATATTGAAAGGCTTTCGATACTCAACCTTTGCCACAATTTCTTCAAAAATCTAATGCATATAGAGGGAACAGATGGCAATATGGAGAAATTATGTGCTTCTAAAGTTGAACACTTTGtagatttttgtagaaatttgCATCTACCTCTACCATTGAAACCACATGCTAAAGGGCGACTTGAAACTCTAAACACACCCAGCATCACAGAGTTACACAGAGCAGGAGTCAAGTTTAGGGTGGGATCACCCAAAAACTTATTCAACATAAAATTCGCTAATGGGATtctaaaaattccaaaattagCAATAAGTGATGAGACAGAGCTTACAATCAGAAACCTCCTCGCTTTTGAACAATGCCATTGCATGGAGAATTACATAAACGATTATGTTGTCATCATGGATCGCTTTGTGAACACCGCAAAGGATGTGGAGTTGCTTGTTAAGCATGGAATCGTCGAAAATAGTCTCGGTGACAGTAGTGAAGGGTCTACTCTGATTAACAACCTTGCGGATGGGGTCATAGTGGACCCTAATGACTTCTATTTTGCTATTCTTTGTGCAGACCTCAACAAGTACTGCAGAACGTCTTGGCACAAATGGCAGGCGAACTTGAGACAAAACTATTGCAACACACCTTGGGCAACTATTTCAATTGCTGCGGCTATTTTTCTCCTCATACTCACTTTTATACAAACAGTGTGCTCTGTTATCTCTGCTCTGCCTTCTAAGCGTTGA
- the LOC18791104 gene encoding BURP domain-containing protein 17 — protein sequence MGFHLPLIVAILSLAAVALANNAAQPAPQLYWNSVLPNTQMPRSISELLHPDSTNEEKSKPENIPLARSGYSRKRYGGGPPPSDEGKPESIPLRNSGYQRKNYGGRPPPSDEGKPESIPLRNSGYQRKNYGGRPPPSDEGKPESIPLRNSGYQRKNYGGRPPPSDEGKPESIPLRNSGYQRKNYGGRPPPSDEGKPESIPLRNSGYQRKNYGGRPPPSDEEKPESIPLRNSGYQRKNYGGRPPPSDEGKPESIPLRNSGYQRKNYGGRPPPSDEGKPESVPLRNSGYQRKNYGGRPPPSDSQLLHYRDLAIFFFEKDMRPGSTMQFQFPRNSNTATFLPRESAQSIPFSSNKLSEIFNHFSVKPTSVEAKTIKQTIEECEAPGLKGEEKYCATSLESMVDFSTSKLGTRNVEAISTEVLEEGATKYMHNYTTMPGLKKLAGDKVVVCHKENYPYAVFFCHAIKQTEAYVLTLKADDGMKVKAVTICHLDTSEWDPEHLSFQILNVKPGTTPICHFISTDAIAWVPNHKSA from the exons ATGGGGTTTCATCTCCCACTCATCGTTGCTATTCTCAGT CTAGCAGCGGTTGCACTGGCAAACAATGCTGCTCAACCAGCACCTCAACTTTACTGGAACTCCGTCCTGCCAAACACACAGATGCCAAGATCTATCAGTGAACTTCTGCATCCTG ACTccacaaatgaagaaaagagcAAACCTGAAAATATCCCATTGGCACGTTCAGGTTACAGTCGAAAAAGGTATGGAGGAGGTCCTCCTCCATCTGACGAGGGCAAACCTGAAAGTATCCCATTGAGAAATTCAGGTTACCAACGAAAAAATTATGGAGGACGTCCTCCTCCATCTGACGAGGGCAAACCTGAAAGTATCCCATTGAGAAATTCAGGTTACCAACGAAAAAATTATGGAGGACGTCCTCCTCCATCTGACGAGGGCAAACCTGAAAGTATCCCATTGAGAAATTCAGGTTACCAACGAAAAAATTATGGAGGACGTCCTCCTCCATCTGACGAGGGCAAACCTGAAAGTATCCCATTGAGAAATTCAGGTTACCAACGAAAAAATTATGGAGGACGTCCTCCTCCATCTGACGAGGGCAAACCTGAAAGTATCCCATTGAGAAATTCAGGTTACCAACGAAAAAATTATGGAGGACGTCCTCCTCCATCTGACGAGGAAAAACCTGAAAGTATCCCATTGAGAAATTCAGGTTACCAACGAAAAAATTATGGAGGACGTCCTCCTCCATCTGACGAGGGCAAACCTGAAAGTATCCCATTGAGAAATTCAGGTTACCAACGAAAAAATTATGGAGGACGTCCTCCTCCATCTGACGAGGGCAAACCTGAAAGTGTCCCATTGAGAAATTCAGGTTACCAACGAAAAAATTATGGAGGACGTCCTCCTCCATCTGACAGTCAACTACTCCATTATAGAGACTTAGCTATTTTCTTCTTCGAGAAGGACATGCGCCCTGGCTCAACAATGCAGTTCCAATTCCCTAGAAATTCAAACACGGCTACTTTCCTGCCACGCGAAAGTGCTCAATCAATCCCCTTCTCCTCTAACAAACTATCAGAAATTTTCAACCATTTTTCAGTGAAGCCGACATCTGTGGAAGCCAAAACAATTAAGCAAACAATCGAAGAGTGTGAAGCTCCAGGCCTTAAGGGAGAGGAAAAATATTGCGCCACATCTTTAGAATCAATGGTTGATTTTAGCACTTCGAAGCTTGGAACAAGAAACGTTGAAGCAATCTCGACGGAGGTATTGGAAGAAGGAGCCACCAAGTACATGCACAACTATACAACAATGCCGGGACTGAAGAAGTTGGCAGGTGACAAAGTCGTTGTGTGTCATAAGGAGAACTATCCCTATGCTGTGTTTTTCTGCCATGCAATAAAACAAACAGAAGCTTATGTTCTCACCCTGAAAGCCGATGATGGGATGAAGGTTAAAGCAGTAACCATCTGCCATCTAGACACATCAGAATGGGATCCAGAGCATTTGTCCTTCCAAATCCTCAACGTTAAGCCCGGAACCACTCCCATCTGCCATTTCATTTCCACTGATGCTATTGCCTGGGTTCCGAACCACAAATCTGCATGA